A section of the Chloroflexota bacterium genome encodes:
- a CDS encoding leucyl aminopeptidase, protein MPARRGCARSTPHLAKKDPALQTLLTSGDICATDADTIIVNLFAGVTAPAGATGAVDARLGGQISKVARLGDLSGRANQVLTLYPGPELTADRVVVVGLGDAAKFSAEAAAEAAAAGVAAAAKAGSKRAAIVAFGAGVGGLSPAAAAEATILGARLAVYRFDKYKTIRADDDSDPELATVELVEFDAASLDELAKGMAAGNAIADGVILARNLQNSPPNDMTPGAIAEAARQMSESEGLDCSTMDQDQMRAAGMGSLLAVAQGSEQPPHLITMIYEPDQAAAGTLAVVGKGVSFDTGGISIKPSARMEDMKFDMSGAAATIGTMLAVARLKPALKVVGIVPTVENMPSGRALRPSDVVTASNGKTVEIVSTDAEGRMILADALCHAQTFEPDAIVDMATLTGAVVIALGHFATGMMVTSPELADRLSRAGDKVNERVWELPLWDEYEENIKAKTGDLDNTGGRAAGSINGGMFLKHFAGQYPFAHLDIAGTAYEGKKTPLWQGGGKGVGVRLITQLVRDWPGPLAGDATTAQ, encoded by the coding sequence TTGCCCGCCCGCCGTGGCTGCGCGCGATCCACGCCCCATCTTGCTAAGAAGGACCCGGCCTTGCAGACGTTGCTTACGTCCGGCGACATTTGCGCCACCGACGCCGACACGATCATCGTGAACCTGTTCGCGGGCGTGACCGCCCCCGCGGGTGCGACCGGCGCGGTTGATGCCAGGCTCGGCGGCCAGATTTCCAAGGTCGCGCGGCTGGGCGACCTGAGCGGACGGGCCAACCAGGTCCTCACGCTCTACCCCGGCCCGGAATTGACCGCCGACCGGGTCGTGGTCGTCGGGCTCGGGGACGCCGCCAAGTTCAGCGCCGAGGCCGCCGCCGAAGCCGCTGCGGCCGGGGTCGCTGCAGCCGCCAAAGCCGGGTCCAAGCGGGCCGCGATCGTCGCCTTCGGGGCCGGCGTCGGCGGGTTGTCTCCGGCCGCCGCGGCCGAGGCCACGATCCTGGGGGCGCGGCTGGCGGTCTACCGCTTCGACAAGTACAAGACCATCCGCGCCGACGACGATTCCGACCCCGAGCTCGCGACCGTCGAGCTGGTCGAATTCGACGCCGCCAGTCTCGATGAACTTGCCAAGGGCATGGCTGCCGGCAACGCGATCGCCGACGGGGTGATCCTGGCCCGCAACCTGCAGAACTCCCCGCCCAACGACATGACGCCCGGGGCGATCGCCGAGGCCGCCCGCCAAATGTCCGAAAGCGAGGGTCTCGACTGTTCGACCATGGACCAGGATCAGATGCGCGCGGCCGGGATGGGTTCGCTGCTGGCGGTGGCCCAGGGATCCGAACAGCCGCCGCACCTGATCACCATGATCTACGAGCCCGATCAGGCTGCGGCCGGCACCCTGGCGGTGGTCGGCAAGGGCGTGTCGTTCGATACCGGCGGTATTTCGATCAAGCCCAGCGCCCGTATGGAGGACATGAAGTTCGACATGTCGGGGGCCGCGGCCACGATCGGCACAATGCTCGCGGTCGCCCGCCTCAAACCCGCCCTCAAGGTGGTCGGCATCGTCCCGACGGTCGAGAACATGCCGTCCGGCCGCGCCCTGCGGCCGTCGGACGTGGTCACCGCTTCCAACGGCAAGACGGTCGAGATCGTCTCCACCGACGCGGAGGGGCGGATGATTCTGGCCGACGCGCTCTGCCACGCCCAGACCTTCGAACCCGACGCCATCGTCGACATGGCCACCCTCACCGGCGCGGTTGTGATCGCCCTCGGACACTTCGCGACCGGGATGATGGTCACCAGCCCGGAGTTGGCCGACCGGCTTTCGCGGGCCGGCGACAAGGTCAACGAACGCGTCTGGGAACTGCCGCTCTGGGACGAATACGAAGAGAACATTAAGGCCAAGACCGGCGATCTGGACAACACCGGCGGGCGCGCCGCGGGCTCGATCAACGGCGGAATGTTTCTCAAGCACTTCGCCGGCCAATACCCGTTCGCCCACCTGGACATCGCCGGTACTGCCTACGAGGGCAAGAAGACCCCGCTCTGGCAGGGCGGCGGCAAGGGGGTCGGGGTGCGCCTGATCACGCAACTGGTCCGTGATTGGCCGGGCCCGCTGGCCGGGGACGCGACTACCGCGCAGTGA
- a CDS encoding Gfo/Idh/MocA family oxidoreductase, with the protein MPRKLRFGIISTSYHYSLRVHDQLVGSQKVEPVAIASRSLDTACAYAADHGIPRAYGSYEELLADPEIDAVFNPLPNFLHAEWVIKAAEAGKHSLCEKPMGDDAAQVREMAAACEKNGVLLSEAFMFRFAARNRRAREIIASGELGRIWTVKAGFSFNVPRSPRNIRHYPEMAGGALADAGCYTVAAARFLLGAEPVAVLSSMHIDEEFGVDMSGSGILEFPGGPTALISYSMEDAGSQQIEVIGFDGRMVLDQFVISAGEPGTISVRANRSDVERVEHFQADLIYRAEFETFADAVRGEAELPFDQRDAIAQARVLDALRESARLERKVGLPPQPGR; encoded by the coding sequence ATGCCCCGAAAACTGCGTTTCGGAATCATCTCGACCTCCTATCACTATTCGCTGCGGGTGCATGATCAACTGGTCGGTTCGCAAAAAGTCGAACCGGTCGCGATCGCCAGCCGCAGCCTCGATACGGCCTGCGCCTACGCCGCTGATCACGGAATTCCGCGCGCCTATGGCTCCTATGAGGAGCTGCTCGCCGACCCGGAAATCGATGCGGTCTTTAATCCGCTGCCCAACTTCCTGCACGCCGAGTGGGTGATCAAGGCGGCCGAGGCCGGCAAACACTCGCTCTGCGAAAAACCTATGGGCGATGACGCCGCCCAGGTGCGGGAGATGGCGGCGGCCTGCGAAAAAAACGGGGTGCTGCTCAGCGAGGCGTTCATGTTCCGGTTCGCGGCCCGCAACCGCCGCGCCCGGGAGATCATCGCCTCCGGCGAGCTCGGGCGGATCTGGACGGTGAAGGCCGGTTTCTCGTTCAACGTCCCAAGGTCGCCGCGCAACATCCGCCACTACCCCGAGATGGCCGGCGGCGCGCTGGCCGACGCCGGCTGCTACACCGTAGCGGCTGCCCGCTTCCTGCTCGGCGCGGAGCCGGTCGCGGTGCTTTCTTCGATGCACATCGACGAAGAATTCGGCGTGGACATGTCGGGCTCGGGAATCCTCGAGTTCCCCGGCGGCCCGACCGCCCTGATCTCATATTCAATGGAGGACGCCGGAAGCCAGCAAATCGAGGTGATCGGGTTCGACGGGCGGATGGTGCTGGACCAGTTCGTGATCTCGGCCGGCGAACCGGGCACGATCAGCGTTCGCGCCAACCGGAGCGACGTCGAGCGGGTCGAGCACTTCCAGGCCGACCTGATCTACCGGGCCGAGTTCGAGACGTTCGCCGACGCGGTGCGCGGGGAAGCCGAACTGCCGTTCGACCAGCGGGACGCGATCGCCCAGGCGCGGGTGCTGGACGCCCTGCGCGAATCGGCCCGCCTGGAACGCAAGGTGGGCCTCCCGCCGCAGCCGGGCCGCTAG
- a CDS encoding cupin domain-containing protein, whose translation MRGQITHADEVDGVTRGSGISTLPFFGEWSGARQMSTGMTVFPPGGGVVMHSHNVEECVTVIEGEGTAVIDGEEFAVRTWSTTWIPAGVPHRFYNSGSGQMRILWVYGDADVTRTVTETGETFKHLSASDRQTGSKG comes from the coding sequence ATGCGCGGCCAGATAACCCATGCTGACGAGGTCGACGGCGTCACCCGCGGCAGCGGGATCAGCACCCTGCCGTTCTTCGGCGAGTGGTCCGGCGCCAGGCAGATGTCGACCGGCATGACCGTATTCCCGCCCGGCGGCGGGGTGGTTATGCACTCGCACAACGTCGAGGAGTGCGTGACCGTGATCGAGGGCGAGGGCACCGCGGTAATCGACGGAGAGGAATTCGCCGTCCGCACCTGGTCGACCACCTGGATCCCGGCCGGCGTCCCGCACCGCTTCTACAACAGTGGCTCCGGGCAGATGCGGATCCTCTGGGTATACGGGGATGCCGACGTTACCCGCACGGTGACCGAGACCGGCGAGACGTTCAAGCACCTCTCGGCCAGCGACCGGCAGACCGGCAGCAAGGGATAA
- a CDS encoding L-rhamnonate dehydratase has translation MKIIAIRARTLAAPNKESRAIFDPPAPAALGGSGPFRDGSFTLPEPAALTVVEVETDAGITGLGTVGGFNIAADSIISGHLAPLLIGKDPLAIEALWDHMYHQTQQYGLRGAVIMAMSGIDLALWDILAKECGQPVYNLIGGKSKPRVPLYMSLLRNNAGLENTVARAAADAEAGFQAMKYFFTMNPAHGPEGMRREVEVVREIRAAIGPDVQFMVDAHIQWDLPYAKRMIDSIAEYDIAWLEEPLSPDDIDGHRRLADYSPIPIAAGEHARTRFDYLDFINAGVHFLQPDINRVGGYTEVLRICALAATHHRAVCPHQGWLHSYHLITAKTCCPIGEYFPARYPLTGNSYVWGALRNEPEAVNGCIELSDEPGFGWELNEEFIREHQVSFG, from the coding sequence ATGAAAATCATCGCCATCCGCGCCCGGACCCTGGCCGCGCCGAACAAGGAATCGCGCGCCATATTCGACCCTCCGGCGCCGGCCGCGCTGGGCGGTTCCGGGCCGTTCCGGGACGGGTCTTTCACCCTGCCCGAACCGGCCGCGCTGACCGTCGTGGAGGTCGAAACCGACGCCGGCATCACCGGGCTGGGGACGGTCGGCGGCTTCAACATCGCCGCCGATTCGATCATCAGCGGGCACCTGGCGCCGCTACTTATCGGGAAAGACCCGCTGGCGATCGAGGCCCTTTGGGACCACATGTACCACCAGACCCAGCAGTACGGCCTGCGCGGGGCGGTGATCATGGCGATGTCGGGGATCGACCTCGCCCTCTGGGACATCCTGGCCAAGGAATGCGGTCAGCCCGTCTACAACCTGATCGGCGGCAAGAGCAAGCCTAGGGTTCCGCTGTACATGAGCCTGCTGCGCAACAACGCCGGACTTGAGAACACCGTCGCCCGGGCCGCCGCCGACGCCGAGGCGGGCTTTCAGGCGATGAAGTACTTCTTCACCATGAATCCGGCGCACGGCCCCGAGGGGATGCGGCGCGAGGTGGAAGTGGTCCGCGAGATCAGGGCCGCGATCGGACCGGACGTGCAGTTCATGGTGGATGCCCACATCCAGTGGGATCTGCCCTACGCCAAGCGCATGATCGACTCCATCGCCGAGTACGACATCGCCTGGCTGGAGGAACCGCTCTCGCCCGACGATATCGACGGGCATCGCCGCCTGGCCGATTACAGCCCCATCCCGATTGCCGCCGGCGAGCACGCCCGCACGCGCTTTGATTACCTGGACTTCATCAACGCCGGGGTGCACTTTCTGCAGCCGGACATAAACCGGGTCGGCGGTTACACCGAGGTCTTGAGGATCTGCGCCCTGGCCGCGACCCATCACCGGGCGGTCTGCCCGCACCAGGGCTGGCTGCACTCCTACCACCTGATCACGGCCAAGACATGCTGCCCGATCGGGGAGTACTTCCCGGCCCGCTACCCGCTGACCGGGAATTCATACGTCTGGGGCGCGCTGCGCAACGAACCCGAGGCCGTTAACGGCTGCATCGAACTCTCCGACGAACCGGGTTTCGGCTGGGAGCTGAACGAGGAATTTATCCGCGAGCACCAGGTCTCGTTCGGGTAA
- a CDS encoding DEAD/DEAH box helicase produces MTDSSAAYFKHPAVSAWFESKFAAPTDSQAAAWPAIAAGDDVLLAAPTGSGKTLAAFLWGIDELAEQIPARPEPESVEIVYVSPLKALSNDISRNLRQPLREMRAGDPNAIGSMPEIRVGLRTGDTTQKDREAIYRRPPHILVTTPESLFLLLGSVRGRKALSGVRTVIVDEIHSLARDRRGSHLALSLARLDALTGRRAQRIGLSATQKPLSEIAQFLCGYDSGRPRPCRILDFGHQRRIDLAVEVMDVELGAVASGEYMAALYARVADLVNEHRTTLVFVNTRSLSERVAFNLAERLGEDVVASHHGSLAKERRLNVEQRLKAGQLRALVATASLELGIDVGHIDLVLQVGSPRSIAAFLQRIGRSGHAIDLIPKGRLLPTSRDDVLECAAIVRAARAGILDRVVLLERPLDVLAQHVVAESAARSCSEDELFALFRDAGTYQELTRSEFDSVLELMSEGLGSGGGRGNPLIHRDQINGTVRGRRAARMVAATNAGTIPEQGDYLVVAEPDEAVVGSVNEDFAIESMAGDIFILGTNSWKILRVESGRVRVADAHGAPPTIPFWLGEGLGRTPELSHQVSRLRGDLAEALDEGNSARTKLAEDCGLTEAALGLLLDYVRATRDGLGLVPTDTDVVFERFFDEAGGMQLVVHAPFGQRITKAWGLALRKRFCVRFDFELQAAANDNCILLSLGPQHSFPLQESFSYVTSDNARPSLRQAILYTPLFPTRWRWNATRALFVRRFQNGRRVPPPIQRMRADDLLAAVFPEQVGCQENVTGPLEIPDHVLVHQTVEDCLFEAHDVKGLEEIMRRIESGQIRLHARDVTEPSPMSHEIINGRPFTFLDDAPLEERRSRAVQLRQVLPLEQRELGALDPAAIAQVLAEIAPDPRDCDELHELLFSLVIVRVSALEQWSHLMDELVAANRARRLQLDGAEFWFAAESAAMVGALFPEAGVDLGGIPERALAAFESPDEVRIRAVRGHCEICGPVTPAQIAERTGLSEVDAQIGLTQIEGLGHVLRGQFEGDGQAYCDRQLLARIHRRTRARLRAEIAPVTRQDFLRFLMNWQFLGPDTRLQGRAGLRRAILRLQGYEAPAPAWEGELLPARVSDYDPALLDELCLAGEVTWLRLSVPGNGRSGPSRRSATRATRIALMPRRQLPLLLAAARGSEDPLDGLTDGTRELFEILRQKGALFFEDLIGHSGRLPEDVERRLLELVAAGLVNSDGYASIRALSNRQLARRLRRGNFAGRRQGLLNDAWPPGRWAAILPATAPPDEEAVLDGIAEVLLERYGVVFRELATRERWRVPWRLLLRRLRLMEARGTIRGGRFVSGLTGEQFALPEALEALRRQRRTSPSVELAPGADDPANLADYLDRSPAERYRS; encoded by the coding sequence TTGACCGACAGTTCGGCAGCGTATTTCAAGCATCCGGCGGTCAGCGCCTGGTTCGAGTCCAAGTTCGCCGCTCCGACCGACTCCCAGGCCGCCGCCTGGCCGGCAATTGCCGCCGGCGACGACGTGCTGCTGGCGGCACCGACCGGGTCGGGCAAGACCCTGGCCGCCTTCCTTTGGGGCATAGACGAGCTGGCCGAACAGATCCCGGCGCGGCCCGAACCCGAATCGGTGGAGATCGTCTACGTTTCCCCGCTCAAAGCGCTCTCCAACGACATCTCCCGCAACCTGCGCCAGCCGCTCCGGGAGATGCGCGCCGGCGACCCGAACGCGATCGGGTCGATGCCCGAAATCCGGGTCGGCCTGCGCACCGGCGATACGACCCAGAAAGACCGCGAGGCGATCTACCGCCGACCGCCGCACATCCTGGTCACGACCCCGGAATCGCTGTTCCTGCTCCTCGGATCGGTGCGCGGGCGCAAGGCGCTTTCCGGCGTGCGGACCGTAATCGTCGACGAGATCCACTCGCTGGCGCGCGATCGGCGCGGCTCGCACCTGGCGCTTTCGCTGGCCAGGCTTGATGCCCTGACCGGCCGGCGGGCGCAGCGAATCGGTCTCTCGGCCACCCAGAAGCCGCTGTCGGAGATCGCCCAGTTCCTCTGCGGATACGACTCCGGCCGGCCGCGCCCCTGCCGGATCCTGGACTTCGGCCACCAGCGCCGGATTGACCTGGCGGTCGAGGTCATGGACGTCGAGCTGGGCGCGGTCGCCTCGGGCGAGTACATGGCCGCGCTCTATGCCCGCGTCGCCGACCTGGTCAACGAGCACCGCACGACGCTGGTATTCGTCAATACCCGGTCGCTTTCGGAACGGGTGGCCTTCAATCTCGCCGAGCGCCTCGGCGAGGACGTCGTCGCCAGTCATCACGGATCGCTGGCCAAGGAGCGCCGCCTGAATGTCGAACAGCGGCTCAAGGCCGGTCAATTGCGCGCCCTGGTGGCGACCGCGTCGCTCGAATTGGGAATCGACGTCGGGCACATCGACCTCGTCCTCCAGGTCGGGTCACCGCGGTCGATCGCCGCGTTCCTGCAGCGGATCGGTCGTTCCGGCCACGCGATCGACCTGATTCCCAAGGGAAGGCTCCTGCCGACTTCGCGCGACGACGTCCTGGAGTGCGCCGCAATCGTTCGCGCCGCCCGCGCCGGCATCCTGGACCGGGTCGTACTGCTGGAGCGGCCGCTGGACGTTCTGGCCCAGCACGTGGTCGCCGAATCGGCGGCCAGGTCGTGTTCGGAAGACGAGTTGTTCGCCCTGTTCCGCGACGCCGGCACTTACCAGGAACTGACCCGGTCCGAATTCGATTCGGTCCTGGAGCTTATGTCCGAGGGCCTGGGATCCGGCGGCGGACGCGGCAACCCGCTGATCCACCGCGACCAGATAAACGGAACCGTGCGCGGGCGCCGGGCGGCGCGGATGGTGGCCGCAACCAATGCCGGAACCATCCCCGAACAGGGCGACTACCTGGTAGTCGCCGAACCCGACGAGGCCGTGGTGGGCAGCGTGAACGAGGACTTTGCCATAGAGAGCATGGCCGGCGACATATTCATCCTGGGGACCAACTCCTGGAAGATCCTGCGGGTCGAATCCGGGCGCGTGCGGGTCGCCGACGCCCACGGGGCCCCGCCCACGATCCCGTTCTGGCTGGGCGAGGGGCTGGGCCGCACGCCCGAGCTCTCGCATCAGGTCTCGCGGCTGCGCGGCGACCTGGCGGAGGCGCTCGATGAGGGCAACTCGGCCCGTACGAAACTGGCCGAGGACTGCGGGCTGACCGAAGCCGCGCTGGGATTGCTGCTCGACTACGTGCGCGCCACCCGCGACGGCCTGGGGCTGGTGCCCACCGATACCGACGTCGTGTTCGAGCGGTTCTTCGACGAGGCCGGCGGTATGCAGCTGGTCGTGCACGCCCCGTTCGGCCAGCGAATCACCAAGGCCTGGGGGCTGGCCCTGCGCAAGCGATTCTGCGTGCGCTTCGACTTCGAACTGCAGGCCGCCGCCAACGACAACTGCATCCTGCTTTCGCTCGGTCCCCAGCATTCCTTCCCGCTTCAGGAGTCCTTTTCCTACGTCACGTCCGACAACGCCCGACCCTCGCTCAGGCAGGCGATCCTCTACACCCCGCTTTTCCCGACCCGCTGGCGCTGGAACGCGACCCGGGCGCTTTTCGTGCGCCGGTTCCAGAACGGGCGCCGCGTGCCGCCGCCGATCCAGCGGATGCGCGCCGACGATCTCCTGGCGGCGGTGTTCCCGGAGCAGGTAGGCTGCCAGGAAAACGTGACCGGACCGCTGGAGATCCCCGATCACGTCCTCGTGCATCAGACCGTTGAGGACTGCCTGTTCGAGGCCCACGACGTAAAGGGCCTGGAGGAGATCATGCGCCGCATCGAGTCCGGCCAGATTCGCCTGCACGCCCGCGACGTGACCGAACCCTCGCCGATGTCGCACGAAATCATCAACGGCCGCCCGTTCACATTTCTGGACGATGCGCCGCTCGAGGAGCGCCGCTCGCGGGCGGTCCAGCTGCGCCAGGTCCTCCCGCTCGAGCAGCGCGAGTTGGGGGCGCTTGATCCGGCCGCGATCGCCCAGGTGCTCGCCGAGATCGCCCCCGACCCGCGCGATTGCGACGAACTGCACGAGCTTCTCTTCAGCCTGGTGATAGTCCGGGTTTCCGCACTGGAGCAGTGGTCGCACCTCATGGACGAGCTGGTCGCCGCCAACCGCGCGCGGAGGCTGCAGCTAGACGGCGCCGAGTTCTGGTTCGCCGCCGAATCGGCGGCCATGGTAGGGGCGCTGTTCCCGGAGGCCGGGGTCGATCTGGGCGGGATTCCCGAGCGGGCCCTGGCCGCCTTCGAGAGCCCCGACGAGGTCCGCATCCGCGCGGTGCGGGGACACTGCGAGATATGCGGACCGGTGACCCCGGCCCAGATCGCCGAACGAACCGGCCTGTCGGAAGTCGACGCCCAAATCGGTCTGACCCAGATCGAAGGCCTGGGTCACGTCCTGCGGGGCCAGTTCGAAGGCGACGGTCAGGCCTACTGCGACCGCCAGCTGCTGGCCCGGATTCACCGCCGCACGCGGGCGCGGCTGCGCGCCGAAATCGCCCCGGTCACCCGCCAGGACTTCCTGCGCTTCCTGATGAACTGGCAGTTCCTGGGACCGGATACGCGCTTGCAGGGGCGGGCCGGGCTGCGCCGGGCGATCTTGCGCCTGCAGGGTTACGAGGCGCCGGCGCCGGCCTGGGAAGGCGAGCTGCTTCCGGCCCGGGTCAGCGATTACGACCCCGCCCTGCTGGACGAGTTGTGCCTGGCCGGCGAGGTCACCTGGCTGCGCTTGAGCGTTCCGGGCAATGGACGGTCCGGACCGAGCCGGCGGTCGGCCACGCGAGCTACCCGTATCGCCTTGATGCCGCGGCGGCAGCTCCCGCTGCTGCTGGCGGCCGCCCGCGGGTCCGAAGACCCGCTGGACGGGTTGACCGATGGCACCCGGGAGCTCTTCGAGATCCTGCGCCAAAAAGGGGCGCTGTTTTTCGAAGACCTCATCGGGCACAGCGGGCGGTTGCCCGAGGACGTCGAGCGGCGGCTGCTCGAACTGGTCGCCGCGGGGCTCGTCAATTCCGACGGTTACGCCTCGATCCGGGCGCTGTCCAATCGACAGCTGGCACGCCGCCTGCGTCGCGGCAACTTCGCCGGCCGGCGCCAGGGACTGCTAAACGACGCCTGGCCGCCGGGCCGCTGGGCAGCGATCCTGCCGGCGACGGCGCCGCCGGACGAGGAAGCGGTGCTGGACGGAATTGCCGAGGTGCTGCTCGAACGCTATGGAGTCGTTTTCCGCGAGCTGGCTACCCGGGAACGCTGGCGCGTTCCCTGGCGCCTGCTGCTGCGGCGGCTGCGGCTGATGGAGGCCCGGGGCACCATTCGCGGCGGACGCTTCGTGTCCGGGCTGACCGGCGAACAGTTTGCGCTTCCCGAGGCACTGGAGGCATTGCGCCGTCAGCGCAGAACCAGCCCGTCCGTCGAGTTGGCGCCGGGCGCCGACGACCCGGCGAATCTAGCCGATTACCTCGACCGCTCACCGGCGGAGCGGTACCGGTCCTGA
- a CDS encoding RraA family protein, protein MADAQRPEIELTDRLRSCYSGAVYDAMRDLGLAPAVLPSAIRPLDSGFALAGPIWPCEGRPDQSADDHETLLGWTRLLSAAPAGAVVVCQPNDSSIAHMGELSAEALRTRGVLGFFVDGGCRDTEFIVNRRFPVFCRYRTPSDVVGRWVVESLGEPIRIGEVDINAGDFLLADIDGAVVIPAGAVEAVTESAEKLISTESEMRRAILAGMDPSEAYLKYGVF, encoded by the coding sequence ATGGCAGACGCGCAAAGGCCTGAAATCGAACTGACGGACCGCCTGCGGTCCTGCTACAGCGGAGCCGTCTACGATGCGATGCGCGACCTCGGCCTGGCACCTGCGGTGCTCCCAAGCGCCATACGTCCGCTGGATTCTGGATTCGCGCTGGCGGGCCCGATCTGGCCATGCGAGGGCCGCCCCGACCAATCGGCCGATGACCACGAAACTTTACTCGGATGGACCAGGCTGCTCAGCGCCGCCCCGGCCGGGGCGGTGGTCGTCTGTCAGCCCAACGACTCCTCCATCGCGCACATGGGCGAGCTCTCCGCCGAAGCGCTGCGGACCCGCGGGGTTTTGGGGTTTTTCGTGGACGGCGGTTGCCGGGACACGGAATTCATCGTCAACCGCCGTTTTCCGGTCTTTTGCCGTTACCGGACACCTTCCGACGTGGTCGGCCGATGGGTCGTCGAATCGCTTGGCGAGCCCATCAGGATCGGGGAAGTAGACATAAACGCAGGAGACTTCCTGCTCGCCGACATCGACGGCGCGGTGGTGATACCGGCCGGCGCCGTGGAAGCAGTGACCGAGTCCGCCGAAAAGCTGATTTCCACCGAAAGCGAAATGCGCCGGGCGATCCTGGCTGGCATGGATCCGAGTGAGGCGTACCTCAAATACGGGGTTTTTTAG
- a CDS encoding SDR family oxidoreductase, which yields MAELDGKVAIVTGAGRLRSIGRGAAVGLARRGCAIVAVGTGRDPSTFPSDEQEIGWRDVESVADEVRALGPRALPLVADVSQRDQVERLVANTLDEFGRVDFLINNAAAPKGDDRVPLVELTEEQLRLVMEVKVLGSFFCAQAVTRALIEQGEGGSIVNVSSIASKRPQANASAYAAANAALNALTASLAWELGAHNITVNSVCPGLAATSRWDSDLGTSRWDEMVDRRVPLRRATDGDETGEFIAFLCTKAGSYINGQAINFDGGVATGY from the coding sequence ATGGCAGAACTTGACGGCAAGGTAGCGATCGTAACCGGTGCCGGCCGCTTGCGCAGCATCGGCCGGGGCGCGGCGGTGGGATTGGCCAGGCGCGGCTGCGCGATCGTGGCCGTCGGGACCGGTCGCGATCCAAGCACTTTCCCATCCGATGAGCAGGAGATTGGTTGGCGCGACGTGGAGAGCGTCGCCGACGAAGTCCGCGCCCTGGGGCCCCGCGCGCTGCCGCTGGTGGCCGATGTGTCGCAGCGCGATCAAGTCGAACGCCTGGTTGCAAACACGCTGGACGAATTCGGCCGGGTCGATTTCCTGATCAACAACGCCGCCGCCCCCAAGGGCGACGACCGAGTGCCGCTGGTTGAATTGACCGAGGAGCAGCTCCGCCTGGTGATGGAGGTGAAAGTCCTGGGCAGCTTCTTCTGCGCCCAGGCGGTCACCCGCGCCCTGATCGAGCAGGGCGAGGGAGGCAGCATCGTCAACGTTTCGTCGATCGCCAGCAAGCGGCCCCAGGCCAACGCCTCGGCCTATGCGGCCGCCAACGCCGCGCTCAACGCGCTGACCGCGTCGCTGGCCTGGGAGCTGGGCGCTCACAACATCACCGTCAACTCGGTGTGTCCCGGCCTTGCCGCGACCTCGCGCTGGGATTCGGACCTTGGCACCAGCCGCTGGGACGAAATGGTCGATCGACGAGTGCCGCTTCGGCGGGCCACCGACGGCGACGAGACCGGCGAATTCATCGCTTTCCTCTGCACCAAGGCCGGGTCGTACATCAACGGCCAGGCGATTAACTTCGACGGCGGAGTCGCGACCGGGTATTGA